The Methanothrix soehngenii GP6 genome has a window encoding:
- a CDS encoding AI-2E family transporter: MPGSKRFNLLASAVLLIVFISTVYVTKAFIAPLLLSFFFAFVLLPVYSRIYCLTGRKNLSAFMSLLLVVLFFMIFLSSALNAIATETSGLFSSQEDIVQSIDIYITQKTEESFDTLHVVLNNLVSESTADETVERLREMVRPFIEAPRDRILSDLLPQIAFEATNLATGFISELPVLMSQFFVAIMITYYLLIGGSSAVKGFLLILPERELMNYFMGELNKIYNNLFNVYLLTSLITGLLAAIGFALFGVSYPFLWGLTTAIFALLPMIGPPIIFVPICIYFLLIGNYLSGIGLFIYSLIFINTIPENVIRPKLASQGAKIHPSITLLAFAAPIFVVGFLGFIIGPLLYGFLLAAFRTRVYMLKEEGAIDEKELVELSEGEGLPPGARFCGLGLKARSALEWLRRYRT, translated from the coding sequence ATGCCGGGGTCAAAGAGATTCAACTTATTAGCATCCGCTGTACTTCTCATTGTCTTTATCAGCACAGTGTATGTCACAAAAGCATTCATTGCTCCTCTGCTTCTGAGCTTTTTTTTCGCTTTCGTCCTGCTTCCGGTCTACTCTCGGATTTATTGCCTGACTGGAAGGAAGAATTTATCGGCGTTCATGTCTTTGCTCCTGGTCGTCCTGTTTTTCATGATCTTTCTTTCCAGTGCCCTTAACGCCATTGCCACAGAGACATCGGGCCTGTTTTCCTCTCAGGAGGATATCGTTCAGTCCATTGACATTTATATCACCCAGAAGACCGAAGAATCCTTTGACACCCTGCATGTCGTCTTGAATAATCTCGTCTCAGAGTCAACCGCAGATGAGACTGTAGAGCGATTGAGGGAGATGGTGAGGCCTTTCATCGAGGCCCCCAGAGACAGGATCCTCTCCGATCTGCTGCCACAGATTGCATTTGAAGCCACCAATTTAGCCACAGGCTTCATCAGCGAGCTGCCTGTGCTTATGTCCCAGTTCTTTGTGGCCATAATGATCACCTATTACCTTCTCATCGGAGGTTCCAGCGCGGTAAAGGGATTCTTGCTTATCCTTCCTGAGAGGGAATTGATGAATTATTTTATGGGGGAGCTGAATAAAATTTATAATAATCTTTTCAATGTTTACCTATTGACCTCCCTGATAACCGGACTGCTTGCTGCAATTGGATTTGCCCTCTTTGGGGTTTCATATCCCTTCTTATGGGGCTTGACAACGGCCATATTTGCCCTATTGCCCATGATCGGACCGCCGATCATCTTCGTGCCCATATGCATCTATTTCCTCCTGATCGGGAACTACTTGTCGGGCATAGGTCTGTTCATCTATAGTCTGATCTTCATCAATACCATCCCTGAGAACGTCATCCGTCCAAAGCTCGCCAGCCAGGGCGCAAAGATCCATCCCTCCATCACCCTCCTCGCTTTCGCTGCGCCGATCTTTGTGGTGGGATTTCTCGGATTCATAATAGGGCCGCTCCTTTACGGATTTCTTCTGGCGGCATTCAGGACCAGAGTCTATATGCTGAAGGAGGAGGGCGCAATAGACGAAAAGGAGCTTGTCGAGCTCTCAGAGGGAGAAGGCCTGCCTCCTGGAGCCAGATTTTGCGGTCTGGGCTTGAAGGCCAGATCGGCTCTGGAATGGCTGAGACGCTACCGTACTTGA
- a CDS encoding DNA double-strand break repair nuclease NurA — translation MLSDLRLSIVAELIKDHVALDGIDGYCQETGVQCFDFIPIEPADFQGRILAIDGSNVSVCGWSVASINLIRSGYVVYQGRDWKRTVITFNDIFFADPAISADQFEPHLRRLGQNQIRLAEEDLDRLSTYFRELQEYISIDDAITEANPGDIILYDGSFDVFEPLRAALSRVFERAEEKGVALLAVAKSSSLYWGEGISLHLLEYGAGLYRANLDDCRIIRISRISDRAPGANGFQIQSG, via the coding sequence ATGTTGAGCGACTTGCGCCTCTCCATTGTGGCAGAGCTGATAAAGGATCACGTCGCCTTAGACGGGATCGATGGATATTGCCAGGAGACGGGAGTGCAATGCTTTGATTTTATCCCCATCGAGCCGGCTGACTTCCAGGGGAGGATACTGGCCATAGACGGCTCCAATGTCTCCGTCTGCGGCTGGTCTGTAGCAAGCATCAATCTGATCCGTTCGGGCTATGTGGTCTATCAGGGAAGAGACTGGAAGAGGACGGTCATCACCTTTAATGATATCTTCTTTGCCGATCCGGCAATTTCAGCCGACCAGTTCGAGCCCCACTTGAGGCGCCTGGGCCAAAATCAGATCCGCCTTGCGGAAGAGGATTTAGATAGGCTCTCCACTTACTTCCGCGAGCTTCAGGAGTACATATCCATAGACGACGCCATCACCGAGGCAAATCCCGGCGACATAATCCTCTATGACGGCAGCTTCGATGTCTTCGAGCCCCTGCGAGCAGCTCTCTCTCGTGTCTTTGAGCGAGCGGAGGAGAAAGGGGTCGCCCTCCTGGCAGTGGCCAAGTCCAGTTCGCTCTATTGGGGCGAGGGCATATCGCTTCATTTATTGGAATATGGAGCAGGATTGTATAGAGCTAATTTAGACGATTGCAGGATAATTCGAATTAGTAGGATAAGCGACCGAGCACCTGGTGCAAATGGATTTCAAATTCAATCCGGTTAG
- a CDS encoding APC family permease — MAKKIGLRRTLGLLEVTISGVGIILGAGIYALIGEAAGLAGNAVWISFALSALIALLTGLSYAELASMFPKAAAEYEYTSQAFGGFLAFLVGWMIIFSGVVGAATVSLGFAGYFQALTGTPILPSAIALLAVLSLVLLFGITHSTRLAIVLTTVEALGLVLVIYMGIPYLGSVDLLEMSPLGSAGILQASALIFFAFIGFEEIVKLSEEAKDPEINIPRGLVLAISASIILYILVAISAVSVLGWEELSCSSAPFSDIARYALGPNASAIISIMALFATTNTVLLMLLASSRIIYGMASSGSLPPILASVHPRTHAPWIATILSMIIAMSFVFLEDIAFVANVNNFTVFVTFIVINAVLISLRYKKPQIARPFRVPISLGKLAVLPVLGILFNLLMLIQLETRVMAIGLGLGGLGALAALISMRYIKSDDPQRKGE, encoded by the coding sequence GTGGCAAAGAAGATAGGGCTTCGGCGCACCCTGGGATTGCTTGAAGTCACCATATCCGGGGTCGGCATAATTTTAGGAGCTGGGATCTATGCCCTTATCGGCGAGGCAGCGGGTCTGGCGGGCAATGCGGTCTGGATATCCTTTGCTCTATCGGCATTGATCGCCCTATTGACCGGCCTCTCTTATGCCGAGCTGGCCAGCATGTTTCCTAAAGCTGCCGCTGAATACGAATACACCTCTCAGGCCTTTGGAGGGTTCTTGGCCTTCCTCGTCGGCTGGATGATCATATTCAGCGGAGTGGTGGGGGCGGCTACGGTCTCTCTTGGCTTTGCCGGCTACTTCCAGGCGCTCACCGGCACGCCCATATTGCCCTCTGCCATCGCTTTGCTGGCGGTTCTCTCTTTAGTCCTCCTCTTCGGCATCACTCATTCCACCCGGCTGGCCATCGTCCTGACCACTGTGGAAGCCCTGGGACTGGTGCTTGTGATCTATATGGGCATTCCCTATCTTGGCAGTGTGGACCTATTGGAGATGTCTCCTTTAGGCAGCGCGGGCATTCTGCAGGCATCTGCCCTGATATTCTTTGCTTTCATTGGCTTTGAGGAGATAGTAAAGCTCTCTGAAGAAGCGAAGGATCCGGAGATAAACATCCCACGGGGGCTGGTTCTGGCAATATCCGCAAGCATCATACTCTATATACTGGTGGCCATCTCTGCGGTTAGCGTCCTGGGCTGGGAGGAGCTGAGCTGCTCCTCTGCCCCCTTCTCTGACATCGCCCGTTATGCCCTGGGGCCGAATGCCTCTGCCATCATATCCATCATGGCGCTCTTTGCTACCACCAACACCGTTCTGCTCATGCTCCTCGCCTCATCCCGGATCATCTACGGCATGGCCAGTTCCGGATCGCTTCCCCCAATCCTGGCATCTGTCCACCCTCGAACCCATGCTCCCTGGATTGCTACAATCCTCTCCATGATCATAGCCATGTCCTTTGTCTTCCTGGAGGATATCGCCTTCGTGGCCAATGTCAACAACTTCACCGTATTTGTGACCTTCATTGTGATCAATGCCGTCCTGATATCCCTGCGATACAAAAAGCCCCAGATCGCTCGCCCCTTCCGGGTGCCAATATCTTTGGGGAAGCTTGCGGTCCTTCCCGTTCTGGGGATATTATTCAATCTTCTGATGCTGATTCAGCTGGAGACCAGGGTTATGGCCATCGGCCTGGGCCTGGGCGGCCTGGGAGCATTAGCTGCCCTAATTAGCATGCGCTATATCAAGTCCGATGATCCGCAAAGAAAAGGGGAATAA
- a CDS encoding ATP-binding protein: MKNQLSIIGDDIGSNLLERKIVDKTKTTTYKIISKDVREFHFIIPYDERVELGQIFSIKDYSVKDDEITFLARVTDIQHDSNYDGKWDTTLKGTAFYDEDQIFNRVVAEPLGCITFNKKMGKKEFKKSKTIPLKFSEVEKASLDEFRFLTEKMGDLEVGYLRNGSQVVEEIGVKLNSEIMDHHMGVFATTGMGKSNFMKVFAASCMKKASMGESKLGLLLADPHGEYLMGSAKNNTKGLLHLSEYKNGLRCYSTNNKNAKENAEVETLKIGIRDINPTDILPLFGEWRPAQKEAIEIMDSENAADWLESFKENRELVIKDIHEKTIEVIKRRLNLLLRYSYIDEKNSSIDKIIKQLKEGKVILIDMEGIKERSELFLLSLLSRRILDEYQKDSLDNDKNTCLIAIEEAQRVLGGGDGSISGFEIIAREGRKFGVGLCAITQQPKLVDKLLLSQFNTLVIMGLGDRNDRKCLEESAKQDLTTLDVEIQTLEKGEAIISTLKVPFPIPVTIHLYEDYIKQLKEQDKDLNRSSRGKKLVRPPN; encoded by the coding sequence ATGAAAAATCAATTATCAATCATTGGAGACGACATAGGTTCGAATCTATTAGAAAGAAAGATAGTAGACAAAACGAAAACAACTACTTATAAGATTATATCAAAAGATGTCAGAGAATTCCATTTTATAATTCCATATGACGAAAGGGTCGAACTGGGCCAAATATTTTCTATCAAGGATTACAGCGTGAAAGATGACGAAATTACATTCCTAGCAAGGGTTACGGATATTCAACATGATTCAAATTATGATGGAAAATGGGATACAACGCTTAAAGGAACGGCATTCTATGACGAGGACCAGATATTCAATAGAGTTGTAGCCGAGCCGCTTGGATGCATAACATTCAATAAAAAAATGGGAAAAAAAGAGTTCAAAAAATCAAAGACAATCCCCTTAAAGTTCTCTGAAGTAGAGAAAGCAAGTCTTGACGAATTTAGGTTTTTAACGGAGAAGATGGGCGACTTGGAAGTAGGGTATTTGAGAAATGGAAGTCAAGTCGTTGAAGAGATAGGCGTAAAACTAAATAGTGAGATCATGGATCATCATATGGGCGTTTTCGCGACCACCGGAATGGGAAAATCAAATTTTATGAAGGTTTTTGCGGCTTCATGCATGAAGAAAGCCTCAATGGGTGAATCAAAACTAGGCCTTCTACTTGCAGATCCACATGGGGAATATCTCATGGGAAGTGCCAAAAATAATACTAAAGGCTTACTTCATTTAAGTGAGTACAAAAATGGTTTAAGATGCTATTCCACCAACAACAAAAATGCAAAAGAAAATGCCGAAGTTGAGACTTTAAAGATAGGAATAAGAGATATAAATCCAACTGATATCTTGCCACTATTTGGGGAATGGCGGCCCGCTCAAAAAGAAGCTATCGAAATCATGGATTCTGAAAACGCGGCCGATTGGCTTGAGAGTTTTAAAGAGAATAGAGAGTTAGTAATAAAGGATATTCATGAAAAAACAATTGAAGTAATTAAAAGAAGACTGAATTTGCTTCTTCGATACAGCTATATAGATGAAAAAAATTCCAGCATCGATAAAATTATCAAGCAACTCAAAGAAGGAAAGGTTATTCTTATAGATATGGAAGGAATTAAGGAAAGAAGCGAGCTATTCCTTCTTTCGCTACTTTCTCGTCGCATCCTTGATGAATATCAAAAAGATAGTCTGGATAATGATAAAAATACTTGCCTTATAGCAATTGAAGAGGCGCAAAGAGTCCTTGGTGGCGGAGATGGCAGCATCTCTGGATTCGAAATTATAGCCAGAGAAGGAAGAAAGTTTGGCGTTGGCCTATGCGCGATAACTCAGCAGCCGAAATTAGTAGACAAGCTATTGTTATCTCAGTTCAATACATTAGTTATAATGGGCCTTGGTGATAGAAATGATAGAAAATGCTTAGAGGAATCTGCAAAACAGGATTTGACAACTCTTGATGTAGAAATCCAAACTTTGGAAAAAGGTGAAGCAATAATAAGCACACTAAAGGTGCCTTTCCCTATTCCTGTCACCATTCATTTGTATGAAGATTACATAAAGCAATTGAAAGAGCAGGATAAAGACCTGAATCGCAGTAGCAGAGGCAAGAAGCTAGTTAGACCACCTAATTAA
- a CDS encoding DNA double-strand break repair nuclease NurA produces the protein MIDKTSLGAIAEQVKNYVLMDSISQYFEETGVRDNDFKEIISEDKFEGNIYAVDGSNGIIFDLPSVSFNLIRAGYVSYIAKNWQKTILFDKVFKADPDNYRYQFEADLSKSFNINSNFVLAKTELDRLSTYYRELQEYIALYEAISDAKKGDLVLYDGDFAYWMDPFGEVLKMIFDEAEDKDLDLLAISKSSTFSWGKSFSKPFILHTGYVGSQLISNNPWHIELSEKNIKPQPRGKNWNGKIYVVKLHPNSEFVFRLDAPQYVSVRIDNALGHLSAYSKSSECLGYPHALFRAHRDIAIKDLERVHLNNLLLDELSDRGVNDKYIRNSLNYHMILEMKHGRRII, from the coding sequence ATGATAGACAAGACTTCACTCGGAGCAATTGCCGAACAGGTCAAGAATTATGTATTGATGGATAGCATAAGTCAATATTTTGAAGAAACTGGCGTTAGAGATAACGATTTTAAAGAAATTATTTCTGAAGATAAATTTGAAGGAAATATTTATGCGGTGGATGGAAGCAATGGTATCATCTTTGATCTGCCATCTGTTAGTTTCAATCTAATACGAGCAGGATATGTATCCTATATCGCTAAAAATTGGCAAAAAACCATCCTTTTCGATAAAGTCTTTAAAGCAGATCCAGATAACTATCGGTATCAGTTCGAGGCAGATCTTAGCAAGAGTTTTAATATCAATAGCAATTTTGTCTTGGCCAAAACAGAGCTGGATAGACTTTCAACATACTATAGAGAACTCCAAGAGTATATAGCTCTTTACGAAGCCATTTCTGACGCCAAAAAAGGAGACCTTGTGCTCTATGATGGAGATTTCGCGTATTGGATGGATCCATTTGGAGAAGTCCTCAAAATGATATTTGATGAAGCAGAGGACAAAGACTTGGATTTGCTGGCGATCAGTAAATCTAGCACTTTCTCATGGGGCAAAAGCTTTTCAAAACCTTTTATCCTTCATACCGGCTACGTTGGAAGTCAATTGATATCAAATAATCCATGGCATATAGAATTGAGTGAGAAAAATATAAAGCCACAGCCAAGAGGCAAGAATTGGAACGGAAAGATCTACGTTGTAAAACTGCATCCAAATTCTGAATTTGTTTTCCGGCTTGACGCGCCGCAGTATGTTTCAGTTCGAATTGATAATGCTTTGGGACATCTATCTGCATATTCAAAATCATCAGAATGCTTGGGCTACCCGCATGCCCTATTTAGAGCTCATAGAGATATAGCCATAAAAGATTTGGAAAGAGTGCATCTCAATAATCTCCTATTAGATGAACTGAGTGATAGAGGTGTAAATGACAAATACATCCGCAACTCATTGAACTATCATATGATATTAGAAATGAAGCATGGGAGGAGAATAATATGA
- a CDS encoding AI-2E family transporter, which yields MENDLSCLWSHRNWLFAVTLLLILLSSYFLWPLQDGIVLGIVFTYLGRPVRDLFGKRRQIGSLAAIICIIAPLSIIFAAGVFEAASQLRWLQSHRAQIVATGQEFISSIYIPQFIFDELSRGMDNLMGIGLSMLTSLPVFDLGTTLTLGLLNLLIAFCVCYYLLVDGDRLLGATIDFLRQKKGDFELRCLGRIDGILSGIYTGSISTAMVYAIASVPIFYLFDIPRPLAMASIILLAGVVPFLTWLVFLLTAVSRYIEMGPMEAAVFFFAASVLVAAVELVVRPYIVYARSSIHPMLVLLAFLGGGLVGGVFGFFLAPAMLGTISGIYQMIKSELTGIKRGHQLEKVDAFAAIQNN from the coding sequence ATGGAGAATGATCTGTCATGTCTATGGAGCCATAGAAATTGGCTCTTCGCCGTAACATTGCTTCTCATACTTCTCTCCTCTTACTTCCTCTGGCCGCTGCAGGACGGCATTGTCTTGGGAATAGTCTTCACTTATCTAGGCCGTCCGGTGAGGGATCTGTTTGGAAAGAGAAGACAGATTGGCTCTCTGGCGGCTATTATCTGCATCATCGCCCCATTATCCATTATATTTGCTGCCGGGGTCTTTGAGGCAGCATCTCAGCTCAGATGGCTGCAGAGCCATCGGGCGCAGATCGTAGCCACTGGCCAGGAGTTCATATCCAGCATTTACATTCCTCAATTCATCTTCGATGAGCTTTCCAGAGGCATGGACAATCTGATGGGAATAGGACTATCGATGCTCACCAGCTTGCCGGTATTCGATCTGGGAACGACGCTGACCCTCGGGCTTCTGAATCTCTTAATAGCCTTTTGTGTATGCTACTACCTGCTGGTGGATGGCGATAGGCTCCTCGGGGCAACGATAGATTTCTTGAGGCAGAAGAAGGGGGATTTTGAGCTTCGATGCCTGGGCAGAATTGATGGCATCTTAAGCGGCATCTATACGGGCAGCATCTCCACCGCCATGGTCTATGCGATCGCCTCCGTTCCCATATTCTATCTCTTCGACATTCCCAGGCCCCTGGCTATGGCCAGCATAATACTCCTGGCAGGGGTGGTGCCGTTTTTAACCTGGCTTGTCTTCCTCTTGACCGCCGTATCCAGATATATTGAGATGGGGCCGATGGAGGCAGCAGTCTTCTTCTTCGCGGCCTCGGTTCTGGTGGCAGCAGTGGAGCTGGTCGTCCGGCCCTATATCGTCTATGCCAGATCGTCGATCCATCCCATGCTGGTGCTGCTCGCATTTCTGGGCGGAGGGCTTGTGGGCGGGGTCTTTGGATTCTTTCTCGCTCCCGCAATGCTGGGAACGATCTCTGGCATCTATCAGATGATAAAATCAGAACTGACAGGGATTAAGAGAGGGCATCAGCTGGAGAAAGTGGATGCTTTTGCGGCCATTCAAAATAATTAA
- a CDS encoding YihY/virulence factor BrkB family protein → MSMKDSASAFRKRMAENFLRRFDHADRHSRGALRLLAATFSRMSETESWDAAAAIAYYSLFSLFPMLILLVILGTSFLQTKENYHQLMNFIGGILPPAESLARENIQVIQDLGDKLNMHLPLKDLLQENVNQILHLRLPVGIAAGAGLLWSATGVFVILSKNIDRAWSNSEGRNPLEWRLVGIAMVGSLLIGLIILSMVVVSLIGLLDFSLGLLLGEGGVYHMPLESKLLYRLFPDVVIFIAFTILYWWAPKVDIRWSDAAFGAFVATLCWELSKMGFAWYLESGLSNHMLVYGSLGTVVILMLWIYLSGLICLFGAHLVAQMVGRRQAKAAPRESHINKDSKAGGA, encoded by the coding sequence ATGAGCATGAAAGATAGCGCCTCAGCTTTTAGAAAGAGAATGGCGGAAAATTTTTTGAGGCGATTTGATCATGCCGACCGGCACAGTCGCGGAGCTCTTCGACTTCTAGCCGCCACATTCAGCCGCATGTCTGAGACGGAAAGCTGGGATGCAGCAGCAGCGATTGCCTACTATTCCCTCTTCTCCCTCTTTCCAATGCTGATATTGCTGGTGATTTTAGGGACTTCGTTTCTCCAGACCAAAGAAAACTACCATCAGCTGATGAATTTTATTGGCGGGATTCTCCCCCCGGCAGAGAGCCTGGCAAGAGAGAACATTCAGGTGATCCAGGATCTGGGGGATAAGCTGAATATGCATCTGCCCCTCAAGGATCTATTGCAGGAAAATGTCAATCAGATCCTTCACTTGAGGCTGCCGGTGGGGATAGCTGCGGGGGCAGGTCTTTTGTGGTCGGCGACTGGTGTGTTTGTGATTCTGTCCAAGAACATAGATCGCGCATGGAGCAACTCCGAAGGGCGAAATCCTCTGGAATGGCGTTTAGTAGGCATTGCCATGGTCGGGAGCCTCCTTATCGGACTGATCATCCTCTCCATGGTGGTAGTCTCCCTGATCGGACTCCTGGACTTTAGCCTGGGCCTGTTGCTGGGCGAAGGGGGTGTTTATCATATGCCATTGGAGTCGAAGCTCTTGTACAGACTGTTTCCCGATGTTGTGATCTTCATCGCCTTCACCATCCTTTACTGGTGGGCTCCAAAGGTGGATATTAGATGGTCTGACGCCGCTTTTGGGGCATTTGTGGCCACTTTATGCTGGGAGCTTTCCAAGATGGGCTTTGCCTGGTATCTGGAGAGCGGCCTTTCCAATCATATGCTGGTCTACGGCTCACTGGGCACTGTAGTCATCCTGATGTTGTGGATCTATCTGAGCGGTTTGATCTGCCTCTTTGGAGCGCACCTTGTCGCCCAGATGGTGGGACGGAGGCAGGCGAAGGCAGCACCAAGAGAGAGCCATATAAATAAAGATTCAAAGGCTGGTGGAGCATAA
- a CDS encoding 2-amino-3,7-dideoxy-D-threo-hept-6-ulosonate synthase, protein MRGTSIRMERIFNRSTGNAVIIPMDHGVTVGPIKGIKSVKNIADAVARGGADAAVVHKGAATFGHRGYGRDLGLIIHLSASTALGPDPNNKVLVATVEEALKIGADAVSIHVNVGAEDESRMLSTLGEISRHCQEWGMPLLAMMYPRGRKIKDEYSAESIAHAARVGAELGADIVKTNYSGDPDSFASVVDSCPVPVVIAGGPKVETELDLLRMVEGAIASGARGVAIGRNVFQHQDPELITRRICGVVHKGLKAEEAASLERSIKD, encoded by the coding sequence TTGAGAGGAACATCGATACGTATGGAGAGGATATTCAACCGCAGTACCGGAAACGCAGTCATAATACCCATGGATCACGGGGTTACCGTTGGACCCATCAAGGGAATCAAGAGCGTCAAGAACATCGCCGATGCCGTAGCTCGGGGGGGAGCGGATGCTGCTGTGGTTCACAAGGGCGCGGCCACCTTCGGCCATCGAGGCTACGGCCGGGATCTCGGCCTGATAATTCACCTTTCCGCTTCCACTGCTCTGGGACCTGATCCGAACAACAAGGTCCTGGTGGCGACGGTGGAGGAGGCTTTAAAGATCGGAGCGGATGCGGTTAGCATTCACGTCAATGTGGGTGCAGAGGACGAGAGCAGAATGCTCTCCACGCTGGGCGAGATCTCCCGCCATTGCCAGGAATGGGGCATGCCTCTCTTAGCGATGATGTACCCCCGGGGAAGAAAGATCAAGGACGAGTACTCTGCAGAGAGCATCGCCCATGCTGCCCGGGTGGGTGCGGAGCTGGGGGCGGATATCGTCAAGACCAACTACTCAGGAGATCCGGATAGCTTTGCCAGTGTGGTCGATAGCTGCCCGGTTCCAGTGGTGATCGCAGGCGGCCCCAAGGTGGAGACGGAACTGGACCTGCTCCGCATGGTGGAGGGGGCGATCGCCTCAGGAGCGCGGGGGGTTGCCATTGGGAGGAACGTCTTCCAGCACCAGGATCCCGAGCTGATCACCAGAAGGATCTGCGGGGTGGTGCACAAAGGGCTCAAGGCGGAAGAGGCGGCATCCTTAGAGAGATCTATAAAAGACTGA
- a CDS encoding COG1361 S-layer family protein, translated as MKGPGNVSISRIASAVILFLFLLAAVSFSYSVSAEDEENGRPDLDISSVYGRLDTNGPSTLYVLLHNNATAQATERQESQELDLDPAKARGITAELVSDDERVRVLSGPQMAGSLGPGENTTVEFMALAEGAEVGIYPARLRLSYSRLERVSISSEDIAPDIIFVYEDLSEQLPLPVKVVLGPKIMIQEIEGAARPGEATELEVVVANEGDEAAIDLRLEARANSPFLRAGDELVNESDEKQNYKDLEAGSEASFELMVLTEGNTTSGYAPLPCSISYRISPPGEDMDQIGKGSERREDIALLVMVEEDSHLEAWMLFFAGILIILILAAAYIYFKNFKRNGSGRSDFGKKKRLLAILHG; from the coding sequence ATGAAAGGGCCAGGGAATGTTTCGATCTCAAGGATAGCATCAGCGGTTATTCTCTTCTTATTCCTCCTGGCGGCTGTCTCTTTTTCATATTCCGTTTCTGCAGAGGACGAAGAGAACGGGCGTCCCGATCTGGATATCTCCTCGGTCTATGGCAGGCTGGATACAAATGGCCCTTCGACATTGTACGTCCTGCTGCATAACAATGCTACTGCACAAGCCACCGAGAGACAAGAATCCCAAGAGTTGGATCTTGATCCGGCAAAAGCCAGGGGAATTACAGCAGAGCTTGTTAGCGATGACGAGCGGGTGAGGGTTTTGTCCGGGCCCCAGATGGCCGGCTCCCTTGGTCCGGGTGAGAACACCACGGTGGAGTTCATGGCCCTGGCAGAGGGGGCAGAGGTGGGCATCTATCCCGCCAGGCTCAGGCTGAGCTACTCTCGCCTGGAGAGGGTTTCGATCTCCAGCGAGGACATAGCCCCTGACATCATATTTGTCTATGAGGATCTATCCGAACAGCTGCCTTTGCCGGTCAAGGTGGTCCTCGGGCCGAAGATAATGATACAGGAGATCGAAGGAGCGGCAAGGCCGGGGGAGGCAACTGAGCTTGAGGTTGTGGTGGCCAACGAGGGGGACGAGGCCGCCATTGACCTCCGGCTGGAGGCAAGAGCCAATTCGCCATTCCTCCGGGCAGGGGATGAATTGGTAAATGAATCGGATGAAAAACAAAACTATAAGGACCTCGAGGCGGGATCTGAGGCATCCTTTGAACTCATGGTTCTCACCGAGGGCAATACCACGTCCGGATACGCTCCCCTTCCCTGCAGTATCTCTTACCGGATTTCACCACCCGGGGAGGATATGGACCAGATAGGCAAGGGTAGCGAGAGGCGGGAGGATATTGCTCTCCTGGTGATGGTAGAAGAGGACTCTCATCTTGAGGCATGGATGCTCTTTTTTGCTGGCATTCTCATTATTCTCATCCTGGCGGCGGCATACATTTATTTCAAGAATTTCAAGCGAAATGGGTCAGGCAGGAGCGACTTTGGCAAAAAGAAAAGGCTCCTCGCTATTTTGCATGGGTGA